A genomic window from Myotis daubentonii chromosome 4, mMyoDau2.1, whole genome shotgun sequence includes:
- the LOC132233869 gene encoding myeloid-associated differentiation marker-like gives MLVTMASSSGSPNILGSPEVLCRLLQLLSTCLAFSLVASVDAYVGFSGDWCMFAWCFCFAVTIIIIIVVELGGLQARFPLFWRNFPIIYAYYATLFCFSASIIYPTTYVQFLGHGRTRGHAIAATVFSCIACVAYATEVASTRAQPGKITGYMATAPGLLKVVETVVAGIIFAFISDPYLYKYKPALEWCVAVYAICFILAAVAILMNLFNFTNALPIPFPSFLSGLALLSVLFYASAMVLWPLYQFHERYGGFPERRRDSVCSTGHVHYVCAWDRRLAVAILTATNLLAYVADLVYSAHPVSV, from the coding sequence ATGCTGGTGACGATGGCATCCTCTTCGGGCTCCCCGAACATCCTGGGGTCCCCTGAGGTTCTGTGCCGCCTGCTCCAGCTGCTTTCCACCTGCCTGGCCTTCTCGCTGGTAGCCAGCGTGGACGCATATGTAGGGTTCTCGGGTGACTGGTGCATGTTCGCCTGGTGCTTCTGCTTCGCCgtgaccatcatcatcatcatcgtggTGGAACTAGGCGGGCTCCAGGCTCGCTTCCCGCTCTTCTGGCGCAACTTCCCCATCATCTACGCCTACTACGCCACCCTCTTCTGCTTCTCGGCCTCCATCATCTACCCCACCACCTACGTCCAGTTCTTGGGTCACGGCCGCACCAGGGGCCACGCCATCGCCGCCACCGTTTTCTCCTGCATCGCGTGTGTGGCTTATGCCACCGAGGTGGCCTCGACCCGGGCCCAGCCCGGTAAGATCACAGGCTACATGGCCACCGCGCCAGGCCTGCTCAAGGTGGTGGAGACCGTCGTGGCCGGCATCATCTTCGCCTTCATCAGCGACCCCTACCTGTACAAGTACAAGCCGGCGCTGGAGTGGTGCGTGGCCGTCTACGCCATCTGCTTCATCCTGGCCGCCGTGGCCATCCTGATGAACCTGTTCAACTTCACCAACGCGCTGCCCATCCCCTTCCCCAGCTTCCTGTCCGGCCTGGCCCTGCTCTCCGTCCTCTTCTACGCCTCGGCCATGGTCCTCTGGCCTCTCTACCAGTTCCACGAGAGGTATGGCGGCTTCCCCGAGCGCAGGAGGGATTCCGTCTGCAGTACCGGCCACGTTCACTACGTGTGCGCCTGGGACCGCCGCCTGGCCGTGGCCATTCTGACGGCCACCAACCTGCTGGCCTACGTGGCTGACCTGGTGTACTCGGCCCACCCGGTCTCTGTCTGA